From Pseudonocardia autotrophica, one genomic window encodes:
- a CDS encoding glutamate synthase has protein sequence MAALSNHPDDTASPQDSARDGAGVHTVDLTTATVRTLNAELHAPTARRYRVLSPRGAHAVAVGVDDELDIHVEGDVGYYCGGMNQGGTIVVDGSAGPGLAENMMSGTVRVRGDASQSAGATARGGLLVVEGTASMRCGISMKGVDIVVGGDVGPMSAFMAQAGRLVVCGDAGDGLGDSIYEARLYVRGKVGALGADCIEKEIRDEHRSELAELLTAAGMTDLAGDPAALAEFRRFGSARRLYHFTSERSGSY, from the coding sequence ATGGCAGCGCTGAGCAACCACCCGGATGACACCGCATCGCCTCAGGACAGCGCCCGCGACGGCGCCGGGGTGCACACGGTGGACCTCACCACCGCGACGGTGCGCACGCTGAACGCCGAGCTGCACGCCCCCACGGCGCGCCGCTACCGGGTGCTGTCCCCCCGCGGCGCGCATGCCGTCGCGGTCGGTGTCGACGACGAGCTCGACATCCACGTCGAGGGCGACGTCGGCTACTACTGCGGCGGGATGAACCAGGGCGGCACCATCGTCGTCGACGGCAGCGCCGGCCCCGGCCTGGCCGAGAACATGATGTCCGGGACGGTCCGGGTCCGCGGGGACGCCTCCCAGTCGGCCGGGGCGACCGCCCGCGGCGGGCTGCTGGTGGTCGAGGGCACCGCGTCCATGCGGTGCGGCATCTCGATGAAGGGCGTCGACATCGTCGTCGGCGGCGACGTCGGCCCGATGAGCGCGTTCATGGCCCAGGCCGGCCGGCTCGTCGTCTGCGGCGACGCCGGGGACGGTCTCGGGGACTCCATCTACGAGGCGCGCCTCTACGTCCGAGGGAAGGTCGGGGCGCTCGGTGCCGACTGCATCGAGAAGGAGATCCGCGACGAGCACCGGTCCGAGCTCGCCGAGCTGCTCACCGCGGCCGGCATGACCGATCTCGCCGGGGATCCGGCCGCGCTGGCGGAGTTCCGCCGGTTCGGCTCGGCCCGCAGGCTGTACCACTTCACCAGCGAGCGCTCGGGGAGCTACTGA
- a CDS encoding class II glutamine amidotransferase domain-containing protein produces MCGIIGLHLRDPDLYPRLGQLLDTMLAGAVERGPDAAGIAVYGDRERVPEGHSAVSVLGAPDDPAAALGQLLPAVTASRAGATTVITAAVDPEALAAAVRSVAPEAKVVGIGSELVVYKDIGNPRELAETYDLASAHGWQGLAHTRMATESAITPEGSHPFSVGRDLCLVHNGSFSNHATIRRALRHEGIEFDSENDTEVAARFVAACLADGDDLEKALHRLGQEFDGFYTLLVTTADGFAVVRDEIACKPAIVAEHPRWVAMASEFRSLAELPGISQARVFEPDPGKVYAWQR; encoded by the coding sequence ATGTGCGGGATCATCGGTCTGCACCTCCGGGACCCCGACCTGTATCCCCGGTTGGGTCAGCTCCTGGACACGATGCTGGCCGGCGCGGTCGAACGCGGGCCGGATGCGGCCGGTATCGCCGTCTACGGCGACCGGGAGCGCGTGCCGGAGGGCCACTCCGCGGTGTCGGTGCTCGGCGCCCCGGACGACCCGGCGGCCGCGCTCGGGCAGCTGCTTCCCGCGGTGACCGCGAGCCGGGCCGGGGCGACGACCGTCATCACCGCCGCCGTCGATCCCGAGGCGCTCGCCGCCGCGGTCCGGTCCGTCGCCCCGGAGGCGAAGGTCGTCGGGATCGGCAGCGAGCTCGTCGTCTACAAGGACATCGGCAACCCGCGCGAGCTCGCCGAGACCTACGATCTCGCCTCCGCCCACGGCTGGCAGGGGCTCGCGCACACCCGGATGGCCACCGAGTCCGCCATCACCCCCGAGGGCAGCCACCCCTTCTCGGTCGGCCGCGACCTCTGCCTGGTGCACAACGGCTCGTTCTCCAACCACGCGACGATCCGGCGCGCACTGCGCCACGAGGGGATCGAGTTCGACTCGGAGAACGACACCGAGGTGGCCGCCCGCTTCGTCGCCGCCTGCCTGGCCGACGGTGACGACCTGGAGAAGGCGCTGCACCGGCTGGGCCAGGAGTTCGACGGCTTCTACACGCTCCTGGTCACCACCGCCGACGGGTTCGCCGTCGTCCGCGACGAGATCGCCTGCAAGCCGGCGATCGTGGCCGAGCATCCGCGCTGGGTCGCGATGGCCTCGGAGTTCCGTTCCCTGGCCGAGCTGCCCGGGATCTCGCAGGCGCGGGTCTTCGAGCCCGACCCCGGAAAGGTGTACGCATGGCAGCGCTGA
- the purU gene encoding formyltetrahydrofolate deformylase has protein sequence MEDSATTVAPLPDGVRDGSPVGRSSTADVGRLLMSCQDGPGIVAAATSFLHARGANIAQSDQDTTDAEGGSFFQRIEFHLPGLIERLPVLEREFADEVAARFGMSFEIRTAEIPKRVALFVSKVDHCLLDLIWRWRRGELPIDIVQVVSNHPDLHDDVAAFDIPFTHIPVTRETKAAAEDEQLALLDGRVDLVVLARYMQILSGDFLKRLGVPAINIHHSFLPAFAGASPYVQAKHRGVKLVGATAHYVTEDLDEGPIIEQDVARVSHRLTAREISRRGADIERIVLARAVAWHCDDRVLLHGNTTIVF, from the coding sequence ATGGAAGACTCCGCGACGACCGTCGCGCCGTTGCCGGACGGGGTCCGGGACGGTTCGCCCGTGGGCCGCAGCTCCACCGCCGACGTCGGCCGCCTCCTGATGTCCTGCCAGGACGGACCCGGCATCGTCGCCGCGGCGACCTCGTTCCTGCACGCCAGGGGCGCCAACATCGCGCAGTCCGACCAGGACACCACCGACGCCGAGGGCGGGTCGTTCTTCCAGCGGATCGAGTTCCACCTCCCCGGGCTGATCGAGCGGCTGCCCGTACTCGAGCGCGAGTTCGCCGACGAGGTGGCCGCCCGGTTCGGCATGTCGTTCGAGATCCGGACCGCGGAGATCCCCAAACGGGTGGCGCTGTTCGTCTCCAAGGTCGACCACTGCCTGCTGGACCTGATCTGGCGGTGGCGCCGGGGCGAGCTGCCGATCGACATCGTGCAGGTCGTCTCGAACCATCCCGACCTGCACGACGACGTCGCCGCGTTCGACATCCCGTTCACCCACATCCCGGTGACCCGCGAGACCAAGGCCGCCGCCGAGGACGAGCAGCTCGCGCTGCTGGACGGCCGGGTCGATCTCGTCGTCCTCGCCCGCTACATGCAGATCCTCAGCGGGGACTTCCTGAAGCGGCTGGGGGTTCCGGCGATCAACATCCACCACTCGTTCCTCCCCGCGTTCGCCGGGGCGAGCCCGTACGTCCAGGCCAAGCACCGGGGGGTCAAGCTGGTCGGTGCGACGGCGCACTACGTCACCGAGGATCTCGACGAGGGGCCCATCATCGAGCAGGACGTCGCCCGGGTCTCGCACCGTCTGACGGCCCGCGAGATCTCCCGGCGGGGCGCGGACATCGAGCGGATCGTGCTGGCGCGGGCCGTCGCGTGGCACTGCGACGACAGGGTATTGCTGCACGGGAACACCACGATCGTCTTCTGA